The sequence below is a genomic window from Chloroflexota bacterium.
CACATGGAGATCCCGTTGCAGGGTGCGGTGCGGGGTTTCCGGACAGCGGTCTTGAAAGTCGGCGAATGTCAGCCATGAGCTCAGGGCACCACTTGCCACCATCAAGGGTCCCTCATCCACGGTGCTTGACTCGTCCGCAGACCTGGACCCCGCCGTGGTGCGCCAGTTCTTCTGCACAACAGGAGACTAGGCCGACCACATGCACGCGCTGGTCGCCGACCTGCTGGACTTGGCCCGCATCGAAACGAGCAAGCTGGCGGTCAGCCCCGGACCCGCTGAGGCTGCCGTGCTGGTCGACCGGGCGAGAAACGCCGTCACCGGCGCAGGGGGGCAGGAATAACCTCGACATCGATCGGGACCTGCCCTCCGTAATATCGGACACGCGGCGTTTCGCCCATGTGCCGGTCAACCTGCTGTCCAAAGCGGTCAGGCTCTCCTCCGAGTCATCGCTCATCAGGGTGGCCGCCGTGCGGGATGACGTTCACGTCGAGGTCTCGGTGGCCGACCAGGGGCGGGGGATACCCGCCGAGGACCTGCCGGGGCTGTTCAGGAGGTTCTCCCGTAGAGAGGACCGCGACACGGCGGGGGACACCGGCCTGGGCCTGGCCATCTGCAAGGGGATAGTCGAGGCCCACGGGGGCCGCATTCATGCCGAGAGCGACGGGCCGGGCCTGGGTGCCCGGTTCGTCTTCACCCTGCCGGTGGTGCAGGAGAGGGAACCGGCCCGTCGGCCCGCCCGCTCCCAGGACGGCCCGCAGTCGGCGGGAACGGTGCTGGTGGTGGACGACGCCCCCCTGGTGCTCCGCTCTGTCAGCGACGCCCTCGCGACGGCGGGCTTCCATGCGGTGGAGACGGCGGACCCTGAGGAGGCGCTGTCGCTGATGGCGGAGCACAGCCCCCGCCTCGCCCTGCTGGACCTGGTGCTGCCGGAGCAGGACGGCGAAGAGCTGATGGGGGGTATTCTGGCAGTCTCTCGCATCCCGGTAATCTTCCTGTCGGCCTACGGCTGGAACGAGACGGTGGCCAGGCTCCTGGAGAAAGGGGCGTCGGACCACATCGCCAAGCCCTTCTCTCCTGCGGAGCTGGTGGCCAGGGTGCGGGCCGCCCTGCGCCGGTTCGGGGAACCCGCCATCCCTGCGCCGGAGGAGCCCTTCGTGCTGGGCGACCTGATCATCGACTACGGCGCGCGCAGGGTGACGGTCTCAGGCAACACGGCAGAGCTGACGCCAACCGAGTTCGATCTGTTGGCAGCGCTGTCGATGGAGGCCGGCCGGGTGGTGACCCACGAGCGGCTGCTGAGGCGGGTGTGGAGTCCGGGCAAGCCGGGGAACCTGCGGGTGCTGTACCCCGACCTGATGCACCTGCGCCAGAAGCTGGGCGATGACGCTGCCAACCCCACCTACATCTTCGCCGAACCCCGCGTCGACTACCGGATGCCGAACATGGAGGGGGAGGGAAAACGGAGACATAAATTAATTCGAAAGAAACGTAGTTGAAGGGAAACGTCCGGATGAAGGTATCCACAGTGTCGGAATTCCTAGAATGTCTAGATGTTGAAAGAGCCAGCCCACCTGACTGTGCTTCACGGGATGCAGACACGCGAGACATGACAGAGTTTTATCGGCGAATTGACGACGGACTACAATCTATACTGTCCCCATGAGGGGATAGAGGCAAGACGCCGCTGTTTAGGAGCTGGCGCGAGGTAGGGGAGAAGGTAAGATCAATCAATTCCCCCCGGCGTCCCAACTGGCGCACCAGAGACGACAGACTTGTTCGCCCCGGAAAGGAGATGCAGCATGACCATGTCTAACATGGCGGATTGGCCAGGTGGTCAGAGTGACCCAAGAATGTTGAAAGACGCGTATGCACGGATTGACCAAGCCAAGCTCAATATGGAAATCCTGAGTGCCGAGATCAGTAATTTGGGAAAGCAGACTATAGAGAAAATGATCGGTGGGTGGTCTGAAGAGAGGAATAGTTTTGAAATAAACTTGCCCCCCGCAGAATTAGCCTTTGAAGGCAGAGTTCCCTCCTCCGTACAGGCAAAATGCAGCAGTATCATCGAGGACATGCACGCTGCCCTCGACTACGGAATTATGCGAGTGGCCGAATTCGTAAATCCCAATATGACAAAGTCAGAGCGGCGACGCGTTCAGTTCATAATTGCTAAAGACCAATCTAGTTTCAACGCACAAATGAGGAGCCGCCTAGCATTCCTGGGGCAGGACATCAAAAGCTGGATGGAATTGCGGCAACCCTATCAAGGGAATGAAGCCATAGAATTTATAGGACGCATGAGTGGGGTTTCAAAACACCAGAACCTGCCTGTAGTAAAGCACGCCCCACAGTCTCACATAGAGCTTCGCAAGGACAAAGACAGGGAGGTTTATGAAGACAGAGGCTGGTGGATATTCCCTGTAGACAGGGGGCATATGTTTGTCACCCGTGTTCTCAAGAGCCAGCTAGTCATCGACGAGAAGTACGATGCACTGGTGGTTCTACCAATTTGCATTGATTATGTAGAAAGTCTCGTAAACGACCTAGAGCAGTATCTTCGCACTGTAAACCCGTCCACCTAGGTCCACGCTATGAGATCGCCCGCCTGCATTTCAACGTGAGCCCGCAAAATTGAGTCTTGCCTACACGCTGACGGAGCGCCGACAATGGGGACAAGGGTGGTCCTGCCCGCTGGCGCTGCAATGGACCATCCTGGAGAAACGAGCGGCCCTCCAACCCGATGGGCGGAGGCTCGTACAGGGCTATCCGGGGCTGACAGGCCCTTCTTTAGATCAGGACCTCCCAGCCAATAGTTCGCAAATCGGTACGCCTTAGCCCACCAAGCTGGACAAAATCAAGAACCTTCACGCTGAGGTTCGTCCTGAACCTGTAGCGAGAGGGCTTGCCCCCGTGCGTGTGGGGATCACATCACGTTTCCGTCGGGCAGTCCGCGTGCCTGGACGAGGCTGCCCCCGAGGGTGCCGCGCCGCGGGTCGACCTGATCGCCAGCGGTGCCCTGTGGGTGGGCTTTCAGGTGGCCAGCACCGACGAGCCAGGGGCGGCGACGTACGTGCGGTTCGAGGTGGCGGTGCGCGCGCAATCCGTCACGGCGCCTCCGGTGGTACACAGCTTCACCGTCTATGTGGACGGCACGGCCGTAGCCACGATCGAGGGCCGGCACGCCGTGCCGGCCCTCGACTGGACGGCGTTGGCGCTGACGGCGACGCCATTCACGCGCCGGTTGGTGGCGGGATTCTCGACCGTGGCCTTCCAGGTCAACTGGCCCCCGGCGAGATTGCAACTGGAGTGGTCGCGGGTGCGGCTATTCGTGGAGTACACGCCGACCCGGACGTAGATGCACCGGGTGCCGCCGAAGGCGCCGAAGGTGGCGCGGCAGCAAATCGTTGCCACGCAGACCGAGACCTGCGGCGTGGTTACGCGGGCGAACGCCCGTGCCACGAACGCTGCGGCGTCTCGAGGACTCGGCTGGCAGGCGAACCCCAAACGGCCGAGTGTCCCGTGGTGCGGTACCATGGGCCTTGAATGTGTCATCCGCGGCCTGGGCCGGCAGGACGACCGCGGAGGCTTGCCGACTCTCGCTGGCTTCCTATGGGCGGCGAAGCTCCCTCGCGCTCCCACGGTCCCGGATCCTGTCCAGACCTGACGCCTCGTGGACTGGCGTTGGGGGACATGGTGAATACTTCGGCTGGCTCTCGCAGGTCCACCATGCTCAGATCGTCGGTCAGAATGCAGATCGCCCAGCGGCCATCGGTGGGCGTGGGCCGAAAGGCGACGGGCCTGCCACCAGGCTGGAACTGCCGGCCCTGGAACGACACTCAGCCGCCCGCCTAGACTGTCCTAGTCCCGAGACCTATCGACGGGTGATAGCATCGTTTGGTTCAAGAAGCTCGGATTCGTGGAGTAAGCGATGCTCTTCACGTGCCTACCACCCGCTGGGCCTTGCGAGTGGCGAGAACTCGCACCCTTCGTAGTTGCCTACAACGAGCGGTACGGCACATCGTATTTTCGATCACAGTGCCTGGATGTGGAGATACGGGACAGACCTGCACCGGAAGTGCTTCTGAAGGCTCAAGGTGAACCCCCTATGGTGATCGAGCGCAAGTCGATTGTTTGGCCGCCAGAAGAGCATCTCGCCAATCATAGGAACGAGCACAACCTGTCGGAGTATTTTTCGGAGGCGCTACGGTCGTACGGAGATGCTTTTTCGAAGTCGCTGTATCAGCTGTCAGTCCGAGAATCGTCCTTGCATGGCCGAATGGACCGGGATGTTGCAGCCATTGCGAGCTCCATCGCCGGAGACATTGCATCACATGCCGACGAAGCGAGATCATACGGTGGCCTTGCTAGATCTTCGCCAATTCCCTGGAACTTTCGTCCTCTGCGCAAATGGGAGAGAGATGAAGCTACTCCCACCCGCGGCATTGAGGTCGTCATTGTCGGAAGTACTGAGGATCGGGATCATGCTGAGATTTGCAGAAAACAAGCAGTAGCGATCGATGGGTTCTGCGAGGAGTTTGATAGGCAGGCTCGTGCTGCATCCAGGAAGTTTTCCGACTACTCCAACTGCCTGAGGTTTCTTTTGGTCCAGTTCTTTGGCGACCCTGAGTTTGGCCCGACCGACGAAGAAATCAAGACAATAGTTGCGTCTAGCCAACTGCCAAGAAATATTGATCAAGTCTGGGTTGCCGACGAAAAATGGGTCAGCGCAGACGACTATGAGATCAAGTGGGTACGCATCGCGTAGCACAAGTCTCATCATTCCTACCAAGCTGGACAAAATCAAAAACCTTCACGCTGAGCTTCGTCCTCAACCTGTAGCGAGAGGGCTGACCCCCGCGCGCGTGGACATCACGTCTCGTCGCGGCGGGAGGCCAGCCAACCCGCCCCGTGCGGCGAATCAGGCACGATACGCCAGTCACGATAACGGGTACTGTCCACTTTAGACCTGTTGGGTCTGCTCGAATGTGGAGTCATCCGCGGCGCGGCTGGCTAATTGCCGCGAGGATGGAGAGACCCGAACATGGGAGCGGGCCAGCCGCGCTCCGGCGAACGTCAACGCCCGGGCGATTTGAGCCGAGTGCCAATCAGGGCTCCGCCAAGTCGATGCCAGTGTCGTCCAGGAGTCGCCAACTAGGGGGAAGCCGAAGCAACGCCACACGTTCTTGCCGTTGGACTCTAGAGCCTTGCAGTCGCTGCTGTGGCTCACGATCTGGGCGTCGATGAGCTCGACCTCGGGCAGTTCGTACGGGTCGCGTTGGCCAAGTCGGCCCCGGCGTCCGGACGGCGGTAGCAGACTCAGCATCCAGAGAGTGGTCATGTGACCTCCTGCTGCTTGGCAGCGTGGCATGAGGCTGCGGTTCTGGAGGCTTCGTCCTTAGTCGTTTGATGCGGTGATAAAGCGAACGAGCAAGTCTCCTTCTTCGGCGCGATGTCTGGCTGCGTTGGAGTTGGTGTGTGCAGCGATATGGGTCACACCGTTTCGCTTGGCACACGGCCATCTGTGGCGGTTTGGTGTGAGGCATTGGGCGATGAGTGGCCTCATCCGGATCAAGAGCGGGTGAGGATGTTTAGATGATCTCATACTAAGCCCGCCCTATTGATGATCAGTTTGGCAAGTTCTCTGAAGTCTTTACGCGCATCATTGACCGCAGCCGCGTGCCCGCCGATGGCACCGTCGGCCGACGTGAGATCAAAGATTGGCTTGCGGTTCTCCTGCGCCATAGGTACTAGACTTCGGTAGTGCTTCACCGTCGCTAGGCACCGCTCATCGTTCTGTGGTGTGTCAGGAAACGGGCCATTGCTCTTACCCAATAGATTCTCTGCGTACGCCCTGGGCATCCGGTTGACCCATTTGACGTACGCCTTGACCGGACGGCTTAGCCGGACGCTGTGCTGCTGGACTATGTATCCGATGGCTTCCATTCTTCCTTCAGGCAACGAGAATCTTGGTTCGTTCTCACTATTTTGCCAGTTGCGTTTTCGGATTAGCCAGTCCATGCGCCAGCGTTTGAGCGTTGGGCCGAGGTTGCGTAGACCTTGGAGCGAAAACAGGTCGGCGGCGAGTGGGACGACGACATGGTCTGTGGCAATTAGAGCGGAGCGGTTGATTGCGCCGAGATTGGGGCCAACGTCCGCCAGAATGATGTCTGCGTCCATGTCATTTGCCCCACGCTGCATCACGGTCCAGAATGATGTCAGGATTCTGAATGGCCGATACAGATTGCTGGACCCGAGCGCGTTGGGCCACTCAGCCGAAAGCGTGTCCTCAAAGCCGGAGAGGGCAAGATCTCCTGGTATCAGCCTTAGGTCGGGCGTGATTTCCTGTAGCGCAGGTGGCAGCAAATCTCCCACTGCCAACAGGGGGGCCACGCACTTGAAGATAGTCGTGCCGTGATCCCCACTCGCCCCATCCCACAAGGGTTCTACGCTCTCTTCATCGAGAAACGCGGCGGTGAGGTTTGCCTGTGGATCGAGGTCACAGGCGAGAACCCGGCGACCGGTTTGAGACAGAGTCCACGCCAAGTGGTAGACCAGCGAGGTCTTCCCAACACCGCCCTTGTTGTTAAAGAACGTTAGAACTGGAACGCTCATGCTTGGAACTCCCGGATGGTTACTTGCACAAAGCTCTCTTCGATATTGAACGCCGGATCGGGATTCCCGTTCTCTTGTAGCAGTCTTGTTGCAATGGAAATTCCGATACCGAACTTTTGTACATAGCCAAGGGTCTTCATAGCCTCTGCCAAGGTCGGGTTCCGATAGTCAACTATGTCAGGCCGTCCAAAGTTCTCTCGGGTCACTGTTCCGTATGCACCGCCCGGACTAATAAGTTCGATACGGTCGTCGAACCAAGTGACTCTAATCGGCGTATTTGTTTTCTCGTAGGTCCGGTGCATGACTGCGTTGCGAACGAGTTGCTGAAGCGCTCCGAGCGGATACGTCCATGCGCGCTGCTCAAGGTCCGAACCAGTGATGTCGACGTGCGTATGGATGTGTCCCCGCA
It includes:
- a CDS encoding response regulator gives rise to the protein MSDTRRFAHVPVNLLSKAVRLSSESSLIRVAAVRDDVHVEVSVADQGRGIPAEDLPGLFRRFSRREDRDTAGDTGLGLAICKGIVEAHGGRIHAESDGPGLGARFVFTLPVVQEREPARRPARSQDGPQSAGTVLVVDDAPLVLRSVSDALATAGFHAVETADPEEALSLMAEHSPRLALLDLVLPEQDGEELMGGILAVSRIPVIFLSAYGWNETVARLLEKGASDHIAKPFSPAELVARVRAALRRFGEPAIPAPEEPFVLGDLIIDYGARRVTVSGNTAELTPTEFDLLAALSMEAGRVVTHERLLRRVWSPGKPGNLRVLYPDLMHLRQKLGDDAANPTYIFAEPRVDYRMPNMEGEGKRRHKLIRKKRS
- a CDS encoding AAA family ATPase produces the protein MSVPVLTFFNNKGGVGKTSLVYHLAWTLSQTGRRVLACDLDPQANLTAAFLDEESVEPLWDGASGDHGTTIFKCVAPLLAVGDLLPPALQEITPDLRLIPGDLALSGFEDTLSAEWPNALGSSNLYRPFRILTSFWTVMQRGANDMDADIILADVGPNLGAINRSALIATDHVVVPLAADLFSLQGLRNLGPTLKRWRMDWLIRKRNWQNSENEPRFSLPEGRMEAIGYIVQQHSVRLSRPVKAYVKWVNRMPRAYAENLLGKSNGPFPDTPQNDERCLATVKHYRSLVPMAQENRKPIFDLTSADGAIGGHAAAVNDARKDFRELAKLIINRAGLV